A genomic region of Gemmata massiliana contains the following coding sequences:
- a CDS encoding beta strand repeat-containing protein: MAPSWLRQLFKKRFVGQGACAPIQPALMVEALEDRALMAVAIWTGAAIPAPTTGHNSALWSDSLNWQNGYRPQTGDDVIFPAVSGANKPPAAIVNNAFVFPNGTHVPGGTLANSIIDGNYTIGDLQINDDNYHIDALSANTTLRINGRIISNIPQALGSLTGLSLIGPTFATGGISNLRIQLNGLNQEIRSDNIGVLYITADIVNPTSGAGGLLKRGTGTIGLSGNNTFTGAVRVNEGILAVASDNALGSTILGAAVDAGATMALTNGATISDSLDLVGDGVGGLGALRGIIDPYLTFQAPSTVPFGGGTWSGGIALIGNVTIGTDSGATVDVDTTGISGSGNLTKVGFDTLRLFTGNTYGGNTLIRQGAITIFDSNALSPNPLFSTTVFDGATLRVGNGLTVGETLFLNGAGFFFDAAGRPRGALSLFQNGAASEWTGTITLLSASSFGAALNAELLLSGPMGGAFAFTKVDQGNIRIARNNSATGVPTGFAPFTGSTFVNNGTLEIADALALGNTGTVTVNSTTGTSGAVGTLQIEGNYTFARPLVLNGVGFNTVGAVHVVNPAAGGTSAITFSSTVTLGSAASLKIDGGDALSITGVIRDGSVPAGGVIPSLEKTGAGTLTLAGNNTYLGSTALREGLTIITSNQSLGGANGAGTRVFNGAALQIPSAITMTEDLTLSGTGISGGGVLLVGAGTSQITGLITLLGVNTTQADINVAAGGSLTFAGVVSGDADLHKIGAGELRLAGTASNTFLTTTFVDDGRLTLAKPAGLIALGGQVFVGDTTGANNSAELRLEAHNQIPESVSAVTIIVTVREDGVFNLNGFNESLGALTLQGGEITTGTGTLILASNVNVTNSAETAKISGNLSLGAAARTFNVFNGASATDLQIDAVINNGPGITLTGGGTLVLGGANTYTGPTNVAQGVLRLGASNVLPDTTTVVLGNGTTLDVNGFTDGIVAVTGGASTTLALGAGALAVGASNGTSTFGGVITGTAASVLTKIGIGTLTLSGASPVFTGKTIVAAGTVLVNANQGAAQVTVQSGATLGGSGTVGAITVEAGGQLSPGQSPAILSANGIVTLSRGAFFVVEATGTTVGTQYDQLAVTGTANLNNATLVFNPSFTPALNDSFTILTATSVSGIFSGLIDGATFTFGTRVYRINYTATDVTITALALASTATIQSSTNPSLPGQSVTFTFTIAPAAAGDPAPTGTIQFYDNGVAIGGSVALTPTGTNQASASVTTALLTNGSHNITATYTSTNGYQDLIQGDVVLVQAVTVASTVTLQALNGPSVFGDTVGFVARVAQQSGLAVPTGTVTFINSTTGEVLGVVALDATGGAAFSTSTLRAGTSIISAVYSGDSFYRSGSGTATQIVDRQSRIVIGTDAGPQATVQIFDPRTGALLRVLTPFDGYTLGVKVATGDVNGDGIDDVIVSAGAGAPGGHVKVYNGADYSELVSFFTFVGYTGGVNIAAGDVNGDGFDDIIVGTAIANDHVKAFSGRNPADTLLSFFAYGGGNPVGVTVAAGDVNGDGLADVITGSATFAGHVKAFSGQSNGQILGSYFAYGAGYLGGIYVAAGDLDGDGRDEIITGATNAPHVKALDALTGAERQSFIAYPGATFGVRVGAIDRDGDRLADILTGAGGSAPHVKIFDGQTLDLLDSFLAVPPNQSPSPGIFVGGSTK; this comes from the coding sequence ATGGCGCCGTCCTGGCTTCGGCAATTGTTCAAAAAGCGATTCGTGGGTCAAGGCGCGTGCGCTCCGATCCAGCCCGCCCTCATGGTCGAGGCGCTCGAAGACCGCGCGCTGATGGCCGTGGCGATATGGACCGGGGCCGCGATCCCCGCACCAACGACAGGGCACAACTCGGCGCTGTGGAGCGACTCGTTAAATTGGCAGAACGGGTATCGCCCCCAAACCGGGGACGATGTCATTTTCCCGGCCGTATCCGGTGCTAACAAGCCCCCGGCGGCAATCGTCAACAATGCGTTCGTTTTCCCGAACGGTACGCACGTCCCGGGGGGGACACTCGCGAACTCCATTATCGATGGGAACTACACCATCGGCGACTTGCAGATCAACGATGATAACTACCACATCGACGCCCTATCCGCAAATACCACGTTGAGGATCAACGGGCGCATTATCTCCAACATTCCGCAGGCCCTCGGGTCACTTACTGGGCTCTCGCTGATCGGGCCGACGTTCGCTACGGGCGGGATATCGAACCTGCGGATCCAATTGAACGGACTCAACCAGGAGATTCGGAGCGATAATATCGGTGTGCTGTACATCACAGCGGACATCGTCAACCCGACCAGTGGGGCAGGCGGGTTGTTAAAGCGAGGCACCGGTACAATCGGGTTATCGGGGAACAACACGTTCACCGGCGCGGTGCGAGTCAACGAGGGGATTCTCGCCGTCGCGAGTGATAACGCGCTCGGGAGCACGATCCTCGGGGCCGCCGTGGACGCCGGCGCGACGATGGCCCTTACAAACGGGGCAACGATCTCCGATTCGCTCGATCTCGTCGGGGACGGGGTGGGTGGACTGGGGGCGCTCCGTGGGATCATCGATCCGTACCTGACGTTCCAAGCGCCCAGCACCGTCCCGTTCGGGGGCGGAACGTGGTCCGGGGGTATTGCCCTCATCGGCAACGTGACGATTGGGACCGACAGCGGGGCCACGGTCGACGTCGATACGACTGGGATCAGCGGGAGCGGGAATCTGACGAAGGTTGGGTTCGACACCCTGAGGTTGTTTACCGGGAACACATACGGGGGCAACACCCTGATTAGGCAGGGGGCGATCACAATCTTCGACAGCAACGCCCTCTCGCCCAACCCCCTCTTCTCGACCACGGTATTTGATGGTGCGACCCTGCGCGTCGGCAACGGGCTCACGGTCGGTGAGACGCTCTTCCTGAACGGTGCCGGGTTCTTCTTCGACGCCGCGGGCCGGCCCCGCGGGGCGCTCAGCCTGTTCCAGAACGGGGCGGCATCCGAGTGGACCGGCACGATCACCTTACTGAGCGCCTCGTCGTTCGGGGCGGCACTGAACGCCGAGCTCCTGCTCTCCGGTCCTATGGGGGGCGCGTTCGCGTTCACGAAGGTCGATCAAGGGAACATACGCATCGCCCGTAACAACAGCGCGACCGGGGTGCCCACGGGGTTCGCCCCGTTCACGGGTAGCACGTTCGTTAACAACGGCACCCTGGAGATCGCCGACGCGCTGGCCCTCGGGAACACGGGTACCGTCACGGTCAACTCGACCACGGGCACCTCGGGCGCGGTCGGTACCCTTCAGATCGAAGGGAACTACACGTTTGCGCGCCCCCTGGTTTTGAACGGCGTTGGTTTCAACACAGTCGGAGCGGTTCACGTCGTCAACCCGGCCGCGGGCGGCACCTCCGCTATCACGTTCAGTTCGACCGTCACCCTCGGGTCCGCGGCGTCCCTCAAGATCGACGGGGGCGACGCCCTGTCGATCACCGGGGTCATCCGCGACGGCAGCGTTCCCGCCGGGGGGGTGATCCCGAGCTTGGAAAAGACCGGGGCCGGCACCCTGACCCTCGCGGGCAACAACACCTACCTCGGGTCCACAGCTCTGCGCGAGGGGCTGACGATCATCACGTCCAACCAGTCCCTCGGTGGAGCAAACGGGGCCGGTACGCGCGTGTTCAACGGGGCCGCGCTGCAAATACCCAGCGCGATCACCATGACTGAGGATCTGACGCTCTCCGGGACCGGGATCTCCGGTGGCGGCGTGCTGCTGGTCGGAGCGGGGACCAGCCAGATCACCGGCCTGATTACCCTCCTCGGCGTCAACACAACGCAGGCCGATATTAATGTGGCCGCGGGCGGCTCACTCACGTTCGCCGGTGTGGTGAGCGGCGACGCCGACCTCCACAAAATCGGCGCGGGCGAGTTGCGGCTCGCTGGGACCGCGAGTAACACGTTCCTCACGACGACGTTCGTGGACGACGGGCGGCTCACGCTCGCGAAACCGGCCGGGCTGATCGCACTCGGCGGCCAGGTGTTCGTTGGCGACACGACCGGTGCCAACAACTCGGCCGAGCTGCGTCTGGAAGCGCACAACCAGATCCCCGAATCGGTCAGCGCGGTCACGATCATCGTGACCGTCCGTGAGGACGGGGTATTCAATCTGAACGGGTTCAACGAGTCGCTCGGCGCTCTGACCCTCCAAGGTGGCGAGATCACGACCGGGACCGGGACACTGATCCTCGCCAGTAACGTGAACGTCACGAACTCGGCCGAGACCGCGAAAATCTCCGGGAACCTGTCGCTCGGCGCGGCAGCCCGAACGTTCAATGTTTTTAATGGCGCCTCGGCCACCGACCTACAGATCGACGCCGTTATCAATAACGGCCCGGGGATCACACTGACCGGGGGCGGGACGCTCGTGCTGGGCGGGGCCAACACGTACACCGGTCCCACAAACGTGGCTCAAGGCGTGCTGCGGTTGGGCGCGAGCAACGTGCTGCCCGATACCACCACTGTCGTACTCGGGAACGGAACCACGCTGGACGTAAACGGCTTCACGGACGGGATCGTTGCCGTCACCGGTGGCGCCAGTACGACCCTCGCCCTCGGGGCCGGGGCACTGGCGGTCGGGGCTAGTAACGGCACGTCGACCTTCGGGGGAGTGATCACCGGTACCGCGGCTTCGGTGCTTACAAAGATTGGAATCGGGACGCTCACGCTGTCCGGGGCCAGCCCCGTGTTCACCGGTAAGACGATCGTGGCGGCCGGAACGGTGCTCGTGAATGCGAACCAGGGCGCCGCACAGGTGACTGTTCAGAGCGGCGCCACCCTGGGCGGGAGCGGTACCGTTGGGGCGATCACGGTGGAGGCGGGTGGGCAGCTCTCGCCGGGCCAGAGCCCCGCGATCCTGAGCGCGAATGGGATCGTGACCCTTAGCCGCGGCGCGTTCTTCGTCGTAGAGGCGACCGGCACGACCGTGGGCACTCAGTACGACCAGCTCGCCGTCACCGGCACGGCGAACCTCAATAACGCGACCCTGGTGTTCAACCCGAGTTTCACCCCTGCTCTCAATGACTCGTTCACCATTCTCACCGCGACGAGTGTTAGTGGCATCTTCAGCGGGTTGATAGACGGGGCGACCTTTACCTTCGGGACGCGAGTGTACCGGATTAATTACACCGCGACTGACGTCACCATTACGGCGCTCGCACTCGCCTCGACCGCGACGATCCAATCGAGCACCAACCCGTCGCTCCCCGGTCAGTCCGTAACGTTCACCTTCACCATTGCCCCTGCAGCAGCCGGTGACCCGGCGCCAACCGGTACTATCCAGTTCTACGATAACGGCGTGGCAATCGGCGGCTCCGTTGCCCTCACCCCGACTGGCACCAATCAAGCGTCGGCCTCGGTCACGACCGCGTTGCTCACGAACGGGTCGCACAACATCACCGCAACGTACACATCAACGAACGGCTATCAGGATCTCATTCAGGGGGATGTTGTTCTCGTCCAGGCGGTCACCGTGGCCTCGACCGTGACCCTTCAGGCCCTGAACGGTCCGAGCGTCTTCGGGGACACGGTCGGTTTCGTCGCGCGGGTGGCACAGCAATCTGGCCTGGCGGTTCCGACCGGGACGGTCACCTTTATCAACTCCACGACTGGCGAGGTTCTTGGGGTAGTGGCCCTCGACGCGACCGGTGGGGCCGCCTTCAGCACCAGCACGCTCCGCGCGGGAACCAGCATCATCTCGGCCGTCTACTCGGGTGACAGTTTCTACCGGTCCGGGTCCGGTACCGCCACCCAGATCGTCGACCGACAGTCGCGGATCGTGATCGGCACGGACGCGGGGCCACAAGCAACGGTTCAGATCTTCGATCCGCGGACCGGGGCTCTGCTTCGGGTGCTCACGCCCTTCGACGGGTACACACTCGGGGTGAAAGTGGCCACAGGAGACGTAAACGGCGACGGCATCGACGACGTCATCGTGTCCGCGGGCGCGGGCGCACCGGGCGGTCACGTGAAGGTGTACAACGGGGCCGATTACTCGGAGCTGGTGAGCTTCTTCACGTTCGTCGGGTACACGGGCGGGGTGAACATTGCGGCCGGGGACGTGAACGGAGACGGGTTCGACGACATCATCGTGGGCACGGCCATCGCCAACGACCACGTGAAGGCGTTCTCCGGGCGCAACCCCGCAGATACGCTGCTGAGCTTCTTCGCCTACGGCGGCGGGAACCCGGTCGGGGTCACGGTGGCCGCGGGCGACGTGAACGGGGACGGGCTGGCCGACGTGATCACCGGGTCCGCCACGTTCGCCGGACACGTGAAGGCGTTCTCGGGCCAGAGCAACGGGCAGATCCTGGGGAGCTACTTCGCCTACGGTGCCGGGTACCTGGGTGGGATCTACGTGGCGGCCGGGGATCTGGACGGCGACGGGCGCGACGAGATCATCACCGGGGCCACGAACGCACCGCACGTCAAGGCCCTCGACGCGCTGACCGGAGCCGAGCGCCAGAGCTTCATCGCGTACCCGGGGGCCACGTTCGGGGTCCGTGTTGGGGCGATCGACCGCGACGGCGACCGGCTCGCGGACATCCTCACAGGTGCGGGCGGGAGCGCCCCGCACGTCAAGATCTTCGACGGTCAAACCCTGGACCTTCTCGACAGCTTCCTGGCCGTGCCGCCGAATCAGTCTCCGTCCCCGGGGATCTTCGTCGGTGGAAGTACCAAGTAA
- the rimO gene encoding 30S ribosomal protein S12 methylthiotransferase RimO — translation MSVKSLPLTSSPGTGAPRAPESKGNYAFISLGCPKNTVDSERMLGKLAQDGYALQPGADGADVVIVNTCGFIEPARQESLAVIREMLDLKRAGKVGAVVVAGCMAERQRDVLLEQVPEVDQIVGVFGREEIADVVDRAVSQRDEQKSLFRPAPVRALEDTARLRITPRHFAYLKISEGCDRLCTYCAIPKMRGKHVTKPIEEIIREAHELAADGVRELIIVAQDTTYYGMDLYGCTRLAELLRELDKVDGIEWVRTLYAYPEHISDELIETFAGAKKIIPYLDMPLQHINDRVLKRMIRRVDRAATEKLLLRLREQWPDLAIRTTFITGFPGETDAEYEELKQFVADFKFERVGVFPYSLEPGTPAEKLDGHIPEDVKQTRVAAIMEVQQRVAFGWAEAQVDKEHPVIIDGPDPEFANHFRGRTYADAPEIDCEVRVKGKNLKPGDFVRVKITAADGYDLTAKALGKPW, via the coding sequence ATGTCCGTGAAGAGTCTCCCGCTGACCTCAAGTCCCGGAACCGGCGCGCCCCGCGCCCCCGAATCCAAGGGGAACTACGCATTCATTAGTTTGGGCTGCCCGAAGAACACCGTGGACAGCGAGCGGATGCTCGGGAAACTCGCCCAGGACGGCTACGCGCTCCAACCCGGGGCTGATGGCGCGGACGTGGTCATTGTGAACACGTGCGGGTTCATCGAACCGGCCCGCCAAGAGTCGCTCGCGGTCATTCGCGAGATGCTCGACCTCAAGAGAGCCGGTAAGGTTGGTGCTGTAGTCGTGGCCGGGTGCATGGCCGAGCGCCAACGCGACGTGCTCCTCGAACAGGTGCCCGAAGTCGATCAGATCGTCGGCGTGTTCGGGCGCGAGGAGATCGCGGACGTCGTAGACCGTGCCGTCTCCCAGCGCGACGAGCAGAAGTCCCTGTTCCGCCCGGCCCCGGTCCGTGCCCTTGAGGACACCGCCCGCCTGCGCATCACCCCGCGCCACTTCGCGTACCTCAAGATCAGCGAGGGGTGTGATCGGCTCTGCACGTACTGCGCGATCCCGAAGATGCGTGGGAAGCACGTGACGAAGCCGATCGAGGAGATCATCCGCGAGGCCCACGAACTCGCCGCCGATGGCGTGCGCGAACTCATCATCGTGGCCCAGGACACCACTTACTACGGGATGGACCTATACGGCTGCACGCGGCTCGCGGAATTGCTGCGCGAGCTCGATAAGGTCGACGGCATTGAGTGGGTTCGCACGCTCTACGCCTATCCCGAACACATTTCGGACGAGCTGATCGAAACGTTCGCCGGCGCCAAAAAGATCATCCCGTACCTGGACATGCCGCTCCAGCACATCAACGACCGCGTGCTGAAACGCATGATCCGCCGCGTGGACCGCGCCGCGACCGAAAAACTGCTCCTGCGCTTGCGGGAGCAGTGGCCGGACCTCGCGATCCGCACCACGTTCATCACGGGATTCCCCGGCGAAACGGACGCGGAGTACGAGGAACTCAAACAGTTCGTCGCGGATTTCAAATTCGAGCGCGTCGGCGTGTTCCCCTACTCACTCGAACCGGGCACACCTGCCGAGAAGCTCGATGGTCACATTCCGGAAGACGTGAAGCAGACGCGCGTGGCCGCGATCATGGAAGTACAACAGCGGGTCGCGTTCGGGTGGGCAGAGGCCCAGGTCGATAAAGAGCACCCGGTCATTATCGACGGCCCGGACCCGGAGTTCGCGAACCATTTCCGCGGGCGCACCTACGCGGACGCGCCGGAAATCGATTGCGAAGTGCGAGTGAAGGGCAAAAACCTCAAGCCCGGTGACTTCGTCCGGGTGAAAATCACGGCCGCCGACGGCTACGACCTTACCGCAAAGGCTCTGGGCAAACCGTGGTGA
- a CDS encoding NAD-dependent epimerase/dehydratase family protein: MPHTILLTGATGFVGSHVAEVLVRRGDTVRTLARAGSDTAFLESLGATVVRGDLTDADALARAIEGCDVVVNCAAKVGDWGHVDGYRAVNVEGLRHLLDATLGRSLHRVVHVSSLGVYAARHHYGTDETEPLPNDHIDGYTQSKVEAERLALQYHRKQKVPVVILRPGFVYGPRDRTVLPRLADRLKERSVMYIARGRFALNTTFVGNIADAVMLAIDAPAEGTVGEVFNITDGEFVSKRRFFETVADGLGLKRPRGFPPVPVWLARIGANWREGVFRRKNKPHPPRITQAQLKFAGLNLDFSIAKARTKLGYTPRVLFDEGMKQALDWYKGHVAK; this comes from the coding sequence ATGCCTCACACGATTCTACTCACCGGTGCGACCGGGTTCGTCGGTTCGCACGTCGCCGAAGTACTCGTTCGCCGCGGGGACACGGTTCGCACGCTCGCCCGCGCGGGGAGCGACACCGCGTTCCTCGAATCGCTCGGGGCCACTGTGGTTCGCGGGGATCTGACGGACGCGGACGCGCTCGCGCGGGCCATCGAGGGCTGCGACGTCGTTGTGAACTGCGCCGCGAAGGTCGGCGACTGGGGGCACGTGGACGGGTACCGCGCGGTGAATGTAGAGGGGCTGCGTCATTTGCTCGACGCGACCCTTGGTCGGTCGCTTCACCGGGTCGTTCATGTCAGCTCGCTCGGTGTGTACGCGGCCCGGCACCACTACGGCACGGACGAAACCGAGCCGCTGCCGAACGATCACATCGACGGCTACACACAATCGAAGGTCGAAGCTGAGCGCCTCGCGCTCCAGTACCACCGCAAGCAAAAGGTGCCGGTTGTAATTCTGCGGCCGGGATTCGTGTACGGCCCGCGCGACCGCACGGTACTCCCGCGCCTCGCGGATCGGTTGAAAGAGCGGAGCGTCATGTACATCGCGCGCGGGCGCTTCGCACTGAACACGACGTTCGTGGGCAATATCGCGGACGCGGTGATGCTCGCCATTGATGCGCCGGCGGAAGGCACCGTGGGCGAAGTGTTCAACATCACCGACGGCGAGTTCGTGAGCAAGCGCCGGTTCTTCGAGACGGTGGCGGACGGACTCGGGTTGAAGCGCCCGCGCGGGTTCCCGCCGGTTCCGGTGTGGCTCGCGCGCATCGGGGCGAACTGGCGCGAGGGAGTATTCCGGCGGAAGAACAAGCCGCACCCGCCGCGCATCACCCAGGCACAACTGAAGTTCGCCGGACTGAACCTCGATTTCTCCATCGCGAAGGCGCGAACCAAGCTCGGGTACACCCCGCGCGTGCTGTTCGATGAGGGGATGAAGCAGGCGCTCGACTGGT
- a CDS encoding DUF3299 domain-containing protein, translating into MNTFCGRALVCALVALVVPVGARAGLHYSGEQFAELPSRPSGFLTDHRALRAAGRERPDGLPSPLRDDYLAAATRLEKLAKTRALTADEVADLGAVYVRLGKNESALNALVPAVRKFPEHFRIAANLGTAFQLTGDLERAGVQLEEAVRLAPAKLKPFEQAHLKLVRLRLKEGKAANQPAMIDDLFGVKFVGASGSPEAGALADAERKKLPTDALTTIEQLALWLPADARLLWQFGEVCNALGDVRSAVAALDGCVTEFALGSPDLRKRRLVYRAAADELAKKPEHEQHRGTLKTKSSRPLIKAFDEALLPTIESDKTNALPWPVLAATSINAKGQPAFVKYLEQLDGKTVALTGFMQPVKDELAAREFLLLEYPVGCWFCEVPDPTGLLNVELKAGKTAEFRKGLIKVTGTLVLNRSDPEGYLFSLKDARIGEAD; encoded by the coding sequence ATGAACACATTCTGTGGGCGGGCACTCGTGTGCGCTCTCGTGGCGCTGGTGGTGCCGGTGGGAGCGCGGGCCGGATTGCACTATTCCGGTGAGCAGTTCGCGGAGTTGCCGAGCCGCCCGTCTGGGTTCTTGACCGACCACCGTGCCCTGAGAGCTGCCGGACGCGAGCGCCCCGACGGATTGCCGTCCCCCCTCCGAGACGACTACCTTGCTGCCGCCACGCGACTAGAGAAACTCGCGAAAACGCGGGCACTGACGGCTGACGAGGTCGCGGACCTCGGCGCGGTTTACGTTCGGCTTGGCAAAAACGAGAGCGCCCTTAACGCACTTGTCCCCGCCGTCCGCAAGTTCCCCGAGCACTTCCGAATTGCCGCAAACCTCGGCACCGCGTTCCAACTGACGGGTGACCTCGAACGCGCGGGCGTGCAACTCGAAGAAGCCGTTCGACTCGCCCCCGCGAAACTCAAACCGTTCGAGCAGGCGCATCTCAAACTCGTGCGCCTGCGACTCAAGGAAGGTAAGGCCGCGAACCAGCCGGCAATGATCGATGACCTGTTCGGGGTGAAGTTTGTCGGTGCGTCCGGCTCACCCGAAGCGGGCGCACTCGCAGACGCAGAGCGGAAGAAACTCCCCACCGACGCACTGACTACCATCGAACAACTCGCGCTCTGGCTGCCCGCGGATGCGCGTCTCCTGTGGCAATTCGGCGAAGTGTGTAACGCTCTCGGCGACGTACGCTCAGCAGTGGCAGCACTCGACGGCTGCGTCACCGAGTTTGCGCTCGGGTCGCCCGACCTCCGCAAGCGCCGGCTCGTATACCGCGCAGCGGCCGACGAACTTGCGAAGAAACCTGAGCACGAACAGCACCGCGGGACGCTGAAAACCAAATCGTCGCGCCCGCTGATTAAGGCGTTCGATGAAGCGCTCCTGCCCACGATCGAGAGCGACAAGACCAACGCCCTGCCCTGGCCGGTTCTCGCCGCGACGAGCATCAACGCTAAAGGGCAACCGGCGTTCGTGAAATACCTGGAGCAACTCGACGGCAAAACGGTCGCGCTCACCGGATTCATGCAACCGGTGAAGGACGAGCTCGCGGCGCGTGAGTTCCTGTTGCTCGAGTACCCGGTGGGGTGCTGGTTCTGCGAAGTGCCCGACCCAACCGGGCTATTAAACGTGGAATTGAAAGCGGGCAAAACAGCCGAGTTCCGCAAGGGGCTTATCAAGGTTACGGGTACACTTGTACTCAACCGCTCGGACCCCGAGGGCTACCTCTTCTCACTAAAAGACGCCCGGATCGGTGAGGCTGATTAA